Proteins from a genomic interval of Mustela lutreola isolate mMusLut2 chromosome 4, mMusLut2.pri, whole genome shotgun sequence:
- the EMX2 gene encoding homeobox protein EMX2 isoform X1, giving the protein MFQPAPKRCFTIESLVAKDSPLPASRSEDPIRPAALSYANSSPINPFLNGFHSAAAAAAAGRGVYSNPDLVFAEAVSHPPNPAVPVHPVPPPHALAAHPLPSSHSPHPLFASQQRDPSTFYPWLIHRYRYLGHRFQGNHTSPESFLLHNALARKPKRIRTAFSPSQLLRLEHAFEKNHYVVGAERKQLAHSLSLTETQVKVWFQNRRTKFKRQKLEEEGSDSQQKKKGTHHINRWRIATKQASPEEIDVTSDD; this is encoded by the exons ATGTTCCAGCCGGCGCCCAAGCGCTGCTTCACCATCGAGTCGCTGGTGGCCAAGGACAGTCCCCTGCCCGCCTCGCGCTCTGAGGACCCCATCCGTCCCGCGGCGCTCAGCTACGCCAACTCCAGCCCCATAAACCCGTTCCTCAACGGCTTCCACtcggccgccgcggccgccgccgccggcaGGGGCGTCTACTCCAACCCGGACTTGGTGTTCGCCGAGGCGGTCTCGCACCCGCCCAACCCCGCGGTGCCCGTGCACCCGGTGCCGCCGCCGCACGCCCTGGccgcccaccccctgccctcctcGCACTCGCCACACCCCCTCTTCGCCTCGCAGCAGCGGGACCCGTCCACCTTCTACCCCTGGCTCATCCACCGCTACCGATATCTGGGCCACCGCTTCCAAG GGAACCACACAAGCCCAGAGAGCTTCCTTTTGCACAACGCGTTGGCCCGAAAGCCGAAGCGGATCCGAACCGCCTTTTCCCCATCCCAGCTTCTGAGGCTGGAACACGCCTTTGAGAAGAACCACTACGTGGTGGGTGCCGAGAGGAAGCAGCTGGCGCACAGCCTCAGCCTCACGGAAACTCAG GTAAAAGTATGGTTTCAGAACCGAAGGACGAAGTTCAAAAGACAgaagctggaggaagaaggctcagattcgcaacaaaagaaaaaagggacGCACCATATTAACCGGTGGAGAATTGCCACCAAGCAGGCGAGTCCCGAGGAAATAGACGTGACCTCAGACGATTAA
- the EMX2 gene encoding homeobox protein EMX2 isoform X2, which translates to MFQPAPKRCFTIESLVAKDSPLPASRSEDPIRPAALSYANSSPINPFLNGFHSAAAAAAAGRGVYSNPDLVFAEAVSHPPNPAVPVHPVPPPHALAAHPLPSSHSPHPLFASQQRDPSTFYPWLIHRYRYLGHRFQGKSMVSEPKDEVQKTEAGGRRLRFATKEKRDAPY; encoded by the exons ATGTTCCAGCCGGCGCCCAAGCGCTGCTTCACCATCGAGTCGCTGGTGGCCAAGGACAGTCCCCTGCCCGCCTCGCGCTCTGAGGACCCCATCCGTCCCGCGGCGCTCAGCTACGCCAACTCCAGCCCCATAAACCCGTTCCTCAACGGCTTCCACtcggccgccgcggccgccgccgccggcaGGGGCGTCTACTCCAACCCGGACTTGGTGTTCGCCGAGGCGGTCTCGCACCCGCCCAACCCCGCGGTGCCCGTGCACCCGGTGCCGCCGCCGCACGCCCTGGccgcccaccccctgccctcctcGCACTCGCCACACCCCCTCTTCGCCTCGCAGCAGCGGGACCCGTCCACCTTCTACCCCTGGCTCATCCACCGCTACCGATATCTGGGCCACCGCTTCCAAG GTAAAAGTATGGTTTCAGAACCGAAGGACGAAGTTCAAAAGACAgaagctggaggaagaaggctcagattcgcaacaaaagaaaaaagggacGCACCATATTAA